A single genomic interval of Asinibacterium sp. OR53 harbors:
- the rpsR gene encoding 30S ribosomal protein S18: protein MAKNEIKYLTAIKQEKPKKKFCRFKKYGIKYVDYKDIEFLKKFVNEQGKLLPRRLSGNSLKYQRKVSDAVKKARQMALLPYVTDLLK, encoded by the coding sequence ATGGCAAAGAACGAGATTAAATACCTGACCGCAATCAAGCAGGAGAAGCCCAAGAAGAAATTCTGCCGCTTCAAAAAATACGGCATCAAATACGTTGATTACAAAGACATCGAGTTCCTGAAGAAGTTCGTGAACGAGCAGGGTAAATTGTTGCCCCGTCGTCTCTCCGGTAACTCTCTGAAGTACCAGCGTAAAGTAAGTGACGCAGTGAAGAAAGCCCGCCAGATGGCGCTGCTTCCCTATGTAACTGATCTGTTGAAATAA
- the rpsF gene encoding 30S ribosomal protein S6 — translation MNHYELMVIFTPVLSEEDFKASQKKYADFIAENGGATVHSAPWGLKSLAYPIQKKTTGIYWVLEYTAPSELNEKLKIQMLRDEQIMRHMVTRLDKYAVEYNDKKRNGGFAVTEKTEA, via the coding sequence ATGAACCATTACGAATTGATGGTGATTTTTACTCCGGTACTGTCTGAAGAAGATTTCAAAGCTTCTCAGAAAAAGTACGCTGATTTCATCGCTGAGAACGGCGGTGCAACAGTGCACAGTGCTCCCTGGGGTTTGAAATCACTGGCTTACCCGATCCAGAAAAAAACCACTGGTATCTATTGGGTACTGGAGTACACTGCTCCTTCTGAACTCAACGAAAAGTTGAAAATTCAAATGTTGCGCGATGAGCAGATCATGCGCCACATGGTAACCCGTCTCGATAAATACGCCGTCGAGTACAACGACAAGAAAAGGAATGGCGGATTTGCTGTAACTGAAAAAACGGAGGCTTAA
- a CDS encoding RNA-binding protein, producing the protein MNIYVGNLNWNMTSEDLQNLFAPYGEVTSAKIVTDKFNNDRSKGFGFVEMADDEAARSAISGLHDTEVLGRKIVVNESTPRPEGERGGFKKKSFGGGGGGSRGGYGGGGSRGGGGGYNRDRGGNGGGYNRY; encoded by the coding sequence ATGAACATTTACGTTGGAAACCTGAACTGGAACATGACCAGCGAAGACCTGCAAAATCTTTTTGCGCCTTATGGAGAAGTAACAAGCGCTAAGATTGTTACTGACAAATTCAACAACGACCGTAGCAAAGGTTTTGGTTTTGTTGAAATGGCGGATGATGAAGCTGCGCGTAGCGCGATCAGCGGACTGCACGATACAGAAGTGCTGGGTCGCAAGATCGTTGTAAACGAATCTACTCCTCGTCCTGAAGGCGAGAGAGGCGGCTTTAAAAAGAAAAGCTTTGGTGGCGGTGGTGGTGGAAGCCGTGGCGGTTATGGCGGCGGCGGAAGCCGTGGCGGCGGTGGCGGATACAACCGCGATCGTGGCGGCAATGGTGGTGGATACAACAGGTATTAA
- a CDS encoding endonuclease/exonuclease/phosphatase — translation MLKIILCFCLLFCCAAVQLNRYKVYIAGFYNLENLYDTVDNPIVNDDEFTPSGDKGYNGNIYTDKLTRLATVIREIGTDYSPDGVALLGVAEIENDTVLQDLVNHSLLRQRQYRFIHYDSRDSRGVDVALLYQPKYFKPLESIPLQVMLPGKSKDAAFTRDILYVRGLLDGETVHIYVNHWPSRRGGEARSSPAREAAAATCRAHFTLIRQADPSARILVMGDLNDNPDNKSVVEVLKARGDPRKLAPDELYNPWLVLYRKGIGTLAHRDSWGLFDQILLTPSWLRRKEGLFFYRQHIHIKPYMMQKTGRYRGYPLRTWEGNSYQAGYSDHFPVFIVLLKNS, via the coding sequence GTGTTAAAAATCATTCTTTGTTTTTGCCTGTTGTTTTGTTGTGCCGCAGTACAATTGAACAGATACAAGGTTTACATTGCGGGATTTTACAACCTGGAAAACCTATACGATACGGTTGACAATCCTATTGTAAACGATGATGAGTTTACACCGTCAGGTGATAAAGGATACAATGGGAATATCTATACCGATAAACTCACCAGGCTGGCAACGGTGATCCGGGAAATAGGAACGGATTATTCTCCCGATGGCGTTGCGTTACTAGGTGTTGCCGAAATAGAGAACGATACCGTCTTGCAAGACCTGGTAAATCACAGTTTGCTAAGGCAACGGCAGTATCGTTTCATCCATTACGATTCAAGAGACAGCCGCGGAGTGGATGTGGCTTTGTTGTACCAGCCGAAATATTTCAAACCACTGGAAAGCATCCCGTTGCAAGTGATGCTGCCGGGCAAAAGCAAGGATGCTGCTTTTACACGCGATATTTTATATGTCAGGGGTTTGCTCGACGGGGAAACTGTACATATTTATGTCAATCACTGGCCGAGCCGGCGTGGTGGCGAAGCCCGGAGCTCTCCTGCCCGGGAAGCTGCAGCCGCCACCTGTCGTGCGCATTTTACCTTAATCCGGCAAGCGGATCCGTCCGCCAGGATATTGGTCATGGGTGATCTGAACGATAATCCCGACAATAAAAGTGTAGTGGAAGTACTGAAGGCCAGGGGGGATCCCCGGAAACTGGCGCCAGATGAATTGTACAATCCCTGGCTGGTACTCTACCGGAAAGGGATCGGCACCCTGGCGCACCGTGATAGCTGGGGTTTGTTCGACCAGATCCTGCTTACGCCTTCCTGGTTGCGCCGAAAGGAGGGGCTGTTCTTTTACCGGCAACACATACACATCAAACCGTATATGATGCAGAAAACTGGCCGGTACAGGGGCTATCCCCTCAGAACCTGGGAGGGGAACAGCTACCAGGCGGGGTATAGCGATCATTTTCCGGTGTTTATAGTACTCTTGAAGAATTCATAA
- the rplI gene encoding 50S ribosomal protein L9, protein MQVILIQDVDNLGGRNELVTVKNGYARNFLIPGKFAVEANPSNLKQLEERLKVKGKKEAIMLAEINKVIEVLKAAPVKIGAKTGTSGKIFGTVTSLQIARAIRDQKGYEIDRKRISIVGEVKELGAYKATIDFGNGQVTEIDFEVVGE, encoded by the coding sequence ATGCAAGTAATCTTAATTCAGGATGTGGACAACCTGGGCGGCCGTAATGAACTGGTAACAGTAAAGAATGGATATGCCCGTAACTTCCTCATTCCCGGGAAATTTGCGGTAGAAGCCAACCCTTCCAACCTGAAGCAGCTCGAAGAGCGCCTGAAGGTAAAAGGCAAGAAAGAAGCCATTATGCTGGCTGAGATCAACAAAGTGATCGAGGTATTGAAGGCAGCCCCTGTGAAAATCGGTGCTAAAACCGGTACCAGCGGCAAGATCTTCGGTACTGTTACCTCTCTGCAGATCGCACGTGCTATCCGTGACCAGAAAGGTTACGAGATCGACCGCAAGCGTATCTCTATTGTAGGTGAGGTGAAGGAACTGGGCGCTTACAAAGCTACTATTGACTTCGGCAACGGACAGGTTACCGAGATCGATTTTGAGGTGGTGGGCGAATAA